From the genome of Eucalyptus grandis isolate ANBG69807.140 chromosome 2, ASM1654582v1, whole genome shotgun sequence, one region includes:
- the LOC104426635 gene encoding sterol 3-beta-glucosyltransferase UGT80A2 isoform X4, whose product MLIVGTRGDVQPFVAIGKRLQEGGHRVRLATHMNFKEFVLTAGLEFYPLGGDPKVLAGYMVKNKGFLPSGPSEIHIQRNQIKDIIFSLLPACREPDPETHVSFNANAIIANPPAYGHTHVAEALNLPLHVVFTMPWTPTSEFPHPLSRVKQPVGYRLSYQIVDALIWLGIRDVINEFRKKKLGLRPITYLRGPYSSPPDVPYAYIWSPHLVPKPKDWGPKIDVVGFCFLDLASSYQPPESLVKWLEEGEKPIYIGFGSLPVQEPEKMTEIIVKALEITCQRGIINKGWGGLGNSAEKKDFVYLLDNCPHDWLFLRCSAVVHHGGAGTTAAGLKAACPTTVVPFFGDQPFWGERVHARGVGPVPIPVDEFSLEKLVDAIRFMLDPKVKQCAEELAKDMEHEDGVEGAVKAFYKHFPREKLESDPDTLPDLHFHSSGLSLSRCFGCA is encoded by the exons ATGCTTATTGTTGGGACCCGGGGAGATGTTCAACCCTTTGTTGCTATAGGAAAACGGTTACAG GAAGGTGGGCATAGGGTCAGACTGGCGACTCACATGAATTTCAAAGAATTTGTCCTGACTGCAGGGCTAGAATTCTATCCTTTAGGTGGAGATCCTAAAGTTCTTGCTGGAT ATATGGTAAAAAACAAAGGTTTCTTGCCTTCAGGACCTTCAGAAATACACATCCAGCGGAATCAAATAAAAGATATCATATTCTCATTGCTCCCTGCTTGCAGGGAGCCAGATCCTGAAACCCATGTATCATTTAATGCCAATGCAATAATTGCCAATCCCCCAGCATATG GGCATACGCATGTAGCTGAAGCGCTGAATCTTCCACTTCATGTAGTTTTCACAATGCCATGGAC GCCTACGAGTGAATTTCCCCATCCTTTATCCCGTGTAAAGCAACCAGTTGGCTACAGA CTGTCATACCAAATTGTAGATGCATTAATTTGGTTGGGTATAAGAGATGTGATCAACGAGTTCAGAAAGAAAAAACTGGGGCTAAGACCTATCACCTATTTACGTGGACCCTATAGCTCTCCTCCCGATGTGCCTTATGCTTATATCTGGAGCCCTCACCTAGTCCCCAAACCGAAAG ATTGGGGACCAAAAATTGATGTTGTcggattttgtttccttgatCTTGCATCAAGTTATCAACCACCAGAATCTCTTGTCAAATGGCTAGAGGAAGGTGAAAAACCTATCTACATTGGTTTTGGTAGCCTT CCAGTTCAAGAACCAGAGAAGATGACTGAGATCATAGTTAAGGCTCTAGAAATTACTTGTCAAAGAGGCATCATCAACAAAGGCTGGGGAGGTCTTGGGAACT cGGCAGAAAAAAAGGACTTTGTCTATTTGCTCGATAATTGCCCTCATGACTGGCTTTTCCTGCGCTGCAGTGCTGTG GTACATCATGGAGGAGCTGGTACAACCGCTGCCGGTCTTAAAGCTGCG TGTCCAACAACAGTTGTACCTTTCTTTGGGGATCAGCCCTTTTGGGGAGAACGGGTGCATGCAAGGGGGGTGGGCCCAGTGCCAATTCCAGTTGATGAATTTTCTCTTGAAAAGTTGGTTGATGCAATACGTTTCATGCTTGATCCAAAG GTGAAACAGTGTGCAGAAGAACTAGCCAAAGACATGGAACATGAAGATGGAGTGGAGGGAGCAGTGAAGGCTTTCTACAAACACTTTCCACGCGAAAAGCTTGAGTCGGATCCGGATACATTGCCTGACCTGCACTTCCATTCGAGTGGACTATCATTAAGCC